A genomic region of Pongo pygmaeus isolate AG05252 chromosome 7, NHGRI_mPonPyg2-v2.0_pri, whole genome shotgun sequence contains the following coding sequences:
- the LOC134739966 gene encoding LOW QUALITY PROTEIN: endogenous retrovirus group K member 7 Pol protein (The sequence of the model RefSeq protein was modified relative to this genomic sequence to represent the inferred CDS: inserted 1 base in 1 codon; deleted 2 bases in 2 codons; substituted 4 bases at 4 genomic stop codons), whose translation MGKNSGPGNYLSLFFNSIRRGSKEPYPDFIARLQDAAQKALTDESARKVIIELLAHENANPECQSAIRPVKGKVSVGVDAQSGNRKRGQPQALLQTGAFPLQQFVPQSAPVPLIPQVTQIPLAQPPQNWVLFLGAATVEPPKPIPLKWKTQKPVWVDHWPLPPQKLEFLHNITLTSKRAIRQGYIEPSFSPWNSPVFVIQKKSSRWRLLTKLRAVNTVIQQMGALQPGLPSPAMIPREWPRVIIDLKDGFFTIPLDPQDFEKFAFTISAINNKEPATRSQXKVLPQGILNSPTICQTFLGRSFSLSGISFLIVNIIHYVDDILCAATSRHRLIKCFSMLQEMVGLTVLAIAPNKIQTTTSYHYLGMKVEERTVKPXKAEIRKESLKTLNDFQKLLGDVNWIKPTLGIATYVMSNLFALLRGDPNLHCKRTLTPATASAVKIIEEKIQSAQVSRIDPSVPXQLLVFXTLHSLTGVIIQDADLVEWSFLLHSTTRTFSIYLDQIAILIGQAQLRIVRFTGTDSDKIVVPLNKAQVQQAFISSSEWQSNLAGFVGHIDNHYPKTKIFQFLKLATWILPKTTSFILLEGAVTVFTDGSXSGKAAYTGPEEKVIQTQFHSAQRAKLQAVIFVLEDFDQPVYIVSDSAYVVQTTMVKTALIKYISDDQLNFFSSLQHAVRVRNFPFYITHIRAHTNLPGPLTQLNNQADLLVTPVLTEAQEFHSLTHIPNRHLKFYNEPYADRTKEREECKEEEDWSLRPVLSGAEKDGKAECLRETTEDGEDSPGYTTDVRTDKEADSNGRGQPKGETTGNYPGPVTWMDSPIEVFTNDSIWTPGPIDDRCPAQPEKDGMLMNVTVCYHIVSGMSFQPIMTVKTYGDGYFRSNLKVKNYKTKGLACPKRNPKWSEKLEILTWEDCVADGAVVLQNDSYGTIIDWAPKGSFARYCIGQNAGCAEDSFMIDYRESPNNPRTLVRRLESLYPLKWEDKGTAPP comes from the exons ATGGGAAAAAATTCAGGACCCGGGAACTACTTATCCCTCTTTTTTAATTCTATCAGACGAGGCTCAAAAGAACCGTATCCTGATTTTATTGCTCGTCTTCAAGATGCAGCTCAGAAGGCTCTCACTGATGAAAGTGCCAGGAAGGTGATTATAGAATTGTTGGCTCATGAAAACGCCAACCCTGAGTGTCAATCAGCTATTCGCCCTGTGAAAGGAAAGGTTTCAGTGGGAGTTGAT GCACAATCGGGAAACAGGAAGAGGGGCCAGCCTCAGGCTCTGCTCCAAACTGGGGCATTCCCTCTCCAGCAGTTTGTCCCTCAGTCAGCACCAGTGCCTTTAATCCCTCAAGTGACACAAATACCTTTAGCCCAACCACCACA GAATTGGGTACTTTTTTTAGGGGCGGCCACTGTTGAGCCTCCAAAGCCCATCCCATTGAAATGGAAAACTCAAAAACCTGTGTGGGTTGATCATTGGCCGCTTCCTCCGCAAAAACTGGAA TTTTTGCACAATATTACACTGACTAGCAAAAGAGCAATTAGACAAGGATATATTGAACCTTCTTTCTCACCGTGGAATTCCCCAGTTTTTGTAATTCAGAAAAAATCCAGTAGATGGCGCTTGTTGACCAAGCTACGAGCGGTTAATACCGTCATTCAACAGATGGGGGCTCTCCAACCAGGGTTGCCATCCCCCGCCATGATTCCAAGAGAATGGCCGAGGGTAATAATTgattt GAAAGATGGTTTTTTCACCATTCCTTTGGATCCCCAGGACTTTGAAAAATTTGCATTTACAATATCTGCTATAAATAATAAGGAACCAGCTACTAGGTCACAGTAGAAAGTTTTACCCCAAGGAATTTTAAATAGTCCTACAATTTGTCAAACTTTCTTGGGAAGGTCATTCAGCCTGTCTGGGATCAGTTTCCTGATTGTTAATATTATTCATTATGTTGATGACATTTTATGTGCTGCTACAAGTAGGCATAGACTTATCAAATGTTTTTCTATGTTACAAGAAATGGTGGGGCTTACAGTTCTCGCTATAGCgccaaataaaattcaaactacTACATCCTATCATTACCTAGGAATGAAGGTGGAGGAGAGAACAGTTAAGCCCTAAAAGGCAGAAATTCGTAAGGAGTCcttaaaaactttaaatgattttcaaaaattattaggaGACGTTAATTGGATAAAGCCCACCTTAGGAATCGCCACTTACGTGATGTCTAACTTGTTTGCTTTGCTGAGAGGGGATCCAAATTTACATTGCAAAAGAACTCTGACGCCTGCAACAGCTTCAGCTGTTaag ataattgaggaaaaaatTCAAAGTGCTCAAGTCAGTAGAATAGATCCTAGTGTTCCATAGCAGCTCTTGGTGT CTACTCTGCATTCTCTTACAGGAGTGATTATTCAAGATGCTGACTTGGTTGAATGGTCTTTTTTACTCCACAGTACAACTAGGACTTTTTCAATTTACTTAGATCAAATAGCTATTCTTATAGGCCAAGCCCAATTAAGAATAGTTAGATTCACTGGCACTGATTCAGATAAAATTGTAGTTCCTTTAAACAAAGCACAGGTTCAACAAGCCTTTATAAGTTCATCAGAATGGCAGTCTAATTTAGCTGGTTTTGTTGGCCATATAGATAATCATTAccctaaaacaaaaatttttcagTTCCTAAAATTGGCTACCTGGATTTTACCTAAAACAACCAGTTTTATCCTCTTGGAGGGGGCTGTAACTGTCTTTACTGATGGCTCTTAGAGTGGAAAAGCAGCTTATACAGGACCAGAAGAAAAGGTTATTCAAACCCAGTTTCATTCTGCACAAAGAGCTAAGCTACAAGCAGTTATATTTGTATTGGAAGATTTTGATCAACCTGTTTATATTGTCTCTGACTCTGCCTATGTAGTTCAGACGACAATGGTAAAAACagctttaataaaatatatttctgatgatcagctaaatttttttagtTCACTTCAACATGCAGTTAGAGTTCgaaactttcctttttatattacACATATTCGAGCTCACACAAATTTACCAGGACCTTTAACCCAATTAAATAATCAAGCAGATTTATTAGTGACACCTGTTTTAACAGAGGCTCAAGAATTCCATTCATTAACTCAT ATACCCAATAGACATTTGAAATTCTACAATGAACCCTACGCCGACCGgacaaaagaaagggaagaatgcaaagaagaagaagactgGTCCCTCCGACCTGTCCTTTCGGGAGCTGAGAAAGATGGCAAAGCTGAGTGTCTCAGAGAAACAACAGAAGACGGAGAAGACTCGCCAGGCTACACCACCGATGTGAGAACAGATAAAGAAGCTGACTCAAATGGCAGAGGACAGCCTAAAGGAGAAACAACTGGCAATTACCCCGG GCCAGTTACTTGGATGGATTCCCCTATTGAAGTGTTTACAAATGATAGTATTTGGACGCCAGGGCCGATTGATGATCGCTGTCCTGCACAGCCTGAGAAGGACGGCATGTTGATGAATGTAACAGTCTG TTATCACATAGTGAGTGGAATGTCTTTCCAACCTATCATGACTGTAAAAACTTATGGGGATGGTTATTTTCGGtcaaatttaaaagtcaaaaattacaaaactaaaGGACTGGCTTGTCCtaaaagaaatccaaaatggTCAGAAAAACTAGAGATTCTTACTTGGGAGGACTGTGTAGCAGATGGTGCAGTAGTTTTGCAAAATGATTCTTATGGAACAATTATAGATTGGGCCCCCAAAGGATCCTTTGCTAGATATTGCATCGGACAAAATGCTGGGTGCGCTGAGGATTCCTTCATGATAGATTACAGAGAAAGTCCCAATAATCCCCGCACTTTAGTTAGAAGATTGGAATCACTATATCCATTGAAATGGGAAGATAAAGGTACTGCTCCTCCCTGA